The DNA window CATCCGGCTCAAGGCCTATGACCACGAGGTCGTCGACTCCTCGGCTCGGAAGATCGTCGAGACGGTGACGCGTACCGGGGCGCAGGTCGCTGGCCCGGTGCCGCTGCCCACGGAGATCAACCGTTTCTGCGTTATCCGCTCGCCGCACAAGTACAAGGACTCGCGCGAGCACTTCGAGATGCGCACGCACAAGCGTCTGATCGACATCATCGACCCGACCCCGAAGACGGTCGACTCGCTCATGCGCCTCGACCTGCCGGCTGGCGTCGACATCGAGATCAAGCTGTAGGGACCGGACAAATGGACAGGCAAGTCAAGGGGATCCTGGGCGCAAAGCTCGGCATGACCCAGGTCTGGGACAACAACCGCGTTGTTCCCGTGACCGTGGTTCAGGCCGGCCCGTGCGTCGTGAGCCAGGTTCGTAGCGCCGACAAGGACGGTTACTCCGCGGTCCAGCTGGCGTACGGGGCCATCGACCCGCGCAAGGTCAAGAAGCCGATCGCCGGGCACTACGCCAAGGCGGACGTCGCTCCGCGCCGGCACATCGTCGAGCTGCGCACCTCCGACGCCGCGGACTACTCGCCGGGCCAGGAGGTCACGGTCGACGAGTTCCCGGCCGGCGTGACCATCGACGTCACCGGCAAGACCAAGGGCAAGGGCTACGCCGGCCCGATGAAGCGGCACGGCTTCCACGGTCTGCGCGCCAGCCACGGTGTCGAGCGCAAGCACCGCTCGCCGGGCTCGATCGGCGCCTGCGCGACCCCGGGTCGCGTCTTCAAGGGCACCCGGATGGCGGGTCGGATGGGTGGCGTTCGCTACACCGTCCAGAACCTGACCGTCCAGGCGGTGGACACCGACAACAACCTCCTGCTCGTCCGCGGCGCCATTCCGGGCCCGAAGGGCGCGCTGGTCCTGGTCCGCACCGCGGCCAAGACCAAGGTCAAGAAGGGCGGTGCGGCCAAGTGACCACCGTTGACGTCCTCAACGTCGAAGGCAACAAGGCCGGCTCCGTCGAGCTGCCCGCCGACATCTTCGACGCTCAGGCCAACATCCCGCTGATGCACCAGGTCGTGGTGGCTCAGCTGGCGGCGGCCCGGCAGGGCACGCACAAGACCAAGACCCGCGGCGAGGTCTCCGGTGGAGGCAAGAAGCCGTACAAGCAGAAGGGCACCGGTCGTGCCCGCCAGGGCTCGATCCGCGCGCCGCAGTTCGCCGGCGGTGGCGTGGTCCACGGCCCGGTGCCGCGCGACTACAGCCAGCGCACCCCGAAGAAGATGAAGGCCGCCGCCCTGCGTGGCGCCCTCTCCGACCGGGCTCGCGCCGGCCAGGTGCACGTCGTCGAGGCGTTCGTCTCGGGCGAGAAGCCGTCGACCAAGGCCGCGCTGGCCACGCTGGCGAAGCTGACCGAGGCCCGTCGGGTCCTGGTCGTGCTGAGCAGCACCGACGAGCTGAACTGGGTGTCGCTGCGCAACGAGCCGCGCGTGCACCTGATCGAGGCCGGCCAGCTCAACACGTACGACGTGCTGGTGGCCGACGACGTGGTCTTCACGAAGGAGGCCCTGGACGAGTTCCTGGGCGTTCCCGCCGAGACCACCGAGGAGGGTGGCAAGTGAGCACGATCGCCGATCCGCGCGACATCATCGTCGCCCCGGTCGTCTCGGAGAAGAGCTACAGCGAGCTGAACCGGAACTGGTACACCTTCCTGGTGCACCCGGACGCCAACAAGACCGAGATCAAGATCGCTATCCAGCAGATCTTCAACGTCCGCGTCCTGACGGTCAACACGCTCAACCGCGAGGGCAAGCGCAAGCGCACCAAGACCGGCTTCGGTCAGCGCAAGTCCACCAAGCGGGCGATCGTGAAGCTGGCTGACGGTGACCGTATCGAGGCCTTCGGCGGCCCGGTCAGCTGAGGGGTGTAGACAATGGCTATCCGTAAGTACAAGCCGACGACGCCGGGCCGGCGTGGCTCGAGCGTCGCCGACTTCGCCGAGATCACCCGGTCGACGCCTGAGAAGTCGCTGCTGGCTCCGCTGCCGAAGAAGGGCGGACGCAACGCCCACGGCCGGATCACCACGCGTCACCACGGTGGCGGCCACAAGCGGCAGTACCGTCTGATCGACTTCAAGCGGGTCGACAAGGACGGTGTGCCGGCGAAGGTCGCGCACATCGAGTACGACCCGAACCGCACCGCGCGCATCGCGCTGCTGCACTACGCCGACGGCGAGAAGCGCTACATCATCGCGCCGAAGGACCTGAAGCAGGGCGACCGGGTGGAGTCGGGGCCGAGCGCCGACATCAAGCCGGGCAACAACCTGCCGCTGCGCAACATCCCGGTCGGTACCACCATCCACAACGTGGAGCTGCGTCCGGGCGGCGGCGCCAAGCTGGCCCGTTCGGCCGGCGTCGGCATCCAGCTGCTCGGCCGTGAGGGCGTGTACGCGACCCTCCGCATGCCGTCCGGTGAGATCCGGCGGGTCGACGTGCGCTGCCGCGCCAGCATCGGCGAGATCGGCAACGCCGACCAGTCGAACATCAACTGGGGTAAGGCCGGCCGGATGCGGTGGAAGGGCAAGCGCCCGACCGTCCGTGGTGTGGCCATGAACCCGGTGGACCACCCGCACGGTGGTGGTGAGGGTAAGACCTCCGGTGGTCGCCACCCGGTCAACCCGCAGGGTAAGCCCGAGGGCCGCACCCGTCGTAAGGGCCAGCCGAGCGACCGGCTGATCGTCCGCCGCCGCTACGCCACGCGTAAGCGCGGCTGAGGGAGATAAGACATGCCTCGCAGCCTGAAGAAGGGCCCGTTCGTCGACGACCACCTGCTCAAGAAGGTGGAGACGCAGAACGACAAGGGCTCGAAGAACGTCATCAAGACCTGGTCGCGTCGCTCGACGATCATCCCGGAGATGCTGGGTCACACGATCGCCGTGCACGACGGACGCAAGCACGTCCCGGTCTTCGTGACCGAGGCCATGGTCGGGCACAAGCTCGGCGAGTTCGCGCTGACCCGCACGTTCAAGGGTCACGAGAAGGACGACCGGAAGAGCCGCCGGCGCTGACGCCGCGGGCATACGGATAGAGGAACAAGGGGTTACAGCGATGCCAGGAAAGGGCGACGCTCCGGTGCTTCCGGGCGCGCGGGCGGTTGCGCGGCACGTGCGCATCTCGCCGATGAAGGCGCGCCGGGTGGTCAACCTCGTCCGCGGCCTGCCCGCGAAGGAGGCGCTCACGGTGCTGCAGTTCGCGCCGCAGGCTGCGAGCGAGCAGGTGTACAAGGTGCTCGCGAGCGCGATCGCCAACGCGGAGAACAACGAGCGGCTGGACCCCGATGCGCTGCTCGTCAGCGAGGCGTTCGTCGACGAGGGCCCGACGATGAAGCGGTTCCGGCCGCGGGCGCAGGGCCGGGCGTACCGGATCCGCAAGCGGACCTGCCACATCACCGTGGCGGTCGAGGCGGTCGCGCCGGCCGCGCCGAAGAAGTCGGCGAAGAAGGCCGCCCCGGCCAAGCAGGCCGAGGCCGCTGAGGGGCAGAGCACGACGGAAGGTGCCGAGTAATGGGTCAGAAGGTTCACCCCACTGGGTTCCGGCTCGGCATCTCGACCGACTGGAAGTCCCGCTGGTTCGCGGACAAGCTCTACAAGGACTACATCGGCGAGGACGTCAAGATCCGCCGGATGATGTCCAAGGGCCTCGAGCGCGCCGGCATCTCCAAGGTCGACATCGAGCGCACCCGGGACCGGGTCCGCGTCGACATCCACACCGCCCGGCCGGGCATCGTCATCGGCCGTAAGGGTGCGGAGGCCGACCGGATCCGCGGCGAGCTGGAGAAGCTCACCGGCAAGCAGGTCCAGCTGAACATCATCGAGGTGAAGAACCCCGAGTCGGACGCGCAGCTGGTCGCCCAGGGCGTCGCCGAGCAGCTGTCCAGCCGGGTCAGCTTCCGTCGGGCCATGCGCAAGGCGATGCAGTCCGCGATGAAGAACCCGGTCGTCAAGGGCATCCGGGTGCAGGTGTCGGGTCGTCTCGGCGGCGCCGAGATGAGCCGGACCGAGTTCTACCGCGAGGGCCGGGTCCCGCTGCACACGCTGCGGGCCAACATCGAGTACGGCTTCTTCGAGGCCCGTACGACCTTCGGCCGGATCGGCGTGAAGGTCTGGATCTACAAGGGCGACGCCCTGCCGGGCCGCGAGGCCCCGGCCGAGGCCGCCCCGTCGCGCGGCCCGCGCCGCGACCGTGGCGACCGGCCGGAGCGGCCGCGCCGTGGCCGGTCGGGTTCGTCGGGCACGACCGCCGGTGGCACCGAGGCCGGCCGGGCTGCCGCGACGACCATCGCGCAGCAGGCGGAGACGCCGGCCGGTGAGCCGGTCGACGCCGGAGCCGTGGCCGCGGCCGCGACCCAGCCGGCAGAAACGCAGCAGGAGGGCTGACAGATGCTGATGCCGCGCAAGCCCCCGAAGGGCTTCCGCAAGCCGCACCACCCGGACCGCCACGGCGCGTCCAAGGGTGGTAACCGGGTGGTGTTCGGCGAGTTCGGGATCCAGGCTCTCGAGCCGGCGTACGTGACCAACCGCCAGATCGAGTCGGCGCGTATCGCGATGACCCGTCACATCAAGCGTGGCGGCAAGGTCTGGATCACGATCTTCCCGGACCAGGCCCTCACCAAGAAGCCGGCGGAAACCCGCATGGGTTCCGGTAAGGGTTCGCCCGAGTGGTGGGTCGCCAACGTCAAGCCGGGGCGGGTTCTCTTCGAGATGTCCTTCCCCAACGAGCAGATCGCGCGAGAGGCGATGCGTCGCGCGATCCACAAGCTCCCGATGAAGTGCCGCATTGTTACGCGCGAAGTGGGTGAATCCTGATGGCAGCGGGCGTCAAGGCCTCCGAGCTGCGTGAGCTCTCCGAGGAGGAGCTGGTCACGAAGCTGCGCGAGGCGAAGGCGGAGCTGTTCAACCTCCGCGTGCAGGCCGCAACCGGGCAGCTGGACAACAACCGGCGGCTGCAGGTCATCCGTCGGGAGATCGCCCGGATCTACACGATCATGCGTGAGCGTGAGCTGGGTCTCTCGGCCGCGCCGACTGAGGTGACTGCATCATGAGTGAGAACACGACCGCCA is part of the Micromonospora halotolerans genome and encodes:
- the rpsJ gene encoding 30S ribosomal protein S10 translates to MAGQKIRIRLKAYDHEVVDSSARKIVETVTRTGAQVAGPVPLPTEINRFCVIRSPHKYKDSREHFEMRTHKRLIDIIDPTPKTVDSLMRLDLPAGVDIEIKL
- the rplC gene encoding 50S ribosomal protein L3 translates to MDRQVKGILGAKLGMTQVWDNNRVVPVTVVQAGPCVVSQVRSADKDGYSAVQLAYGAIDPRKVKKPIAGHYAKADVAPRRHIVELRTSDAADYSPGQEVTVDEFPAGVTIDVTGKTKGKGYAGPMKRHGFHGLRASHGVERKHRSPGSIGACATPGRVFKGTRMAGRMGGVRYTVQNLTVQAVDTDNNLLLVRGAIPGPKGALVLVRTAAKTKVKKGGAAK
- the rplD gene encoding 50S ribosomal protein L4 gives rise to the protein MTTVDVLNVEGNKAGSVELPADIFDAQANIPLMHQVVVAQLAAARQGTHKTKTRGEVSGGGKKPYKQKGTGRARQGSIRAPQFAGGGVVHGPVPRDYSQRTPKKMKAAALRGALSDRARAGQVHVVEAFVSGEKPSTKAALATLAKLTEARRVLVVLSSTDELNWVSLRNEPRVHLIEAGQLNTYDVLVADDVVFTKEALDEFLGVPAETTEEGGK
- the rplW gene encoding 50S ribosomal protein L23 — protein: MSTIADPRDIIVAPVVSEKSYSELNRNWYTFLVHPDANKTEIKIAIQQIFNVRVLTVNTLNREGKRKRTKTGFGQRKSTKRAIVKLADGDRIEAFGGPVS
- the rplB gene encoding 50S ribosomal protein L2; amino-acid sequence: MAIRKYKPTTPGRRGSSVADFAEITRSTPEKSLLAPLPKKGGRNAHGRITTRHHGGGHKRQYRLIDFKRVDKDGVPAKVAHIEYDPNRTARIALLHYADGEKRYIIAPKDLKQGDRVESGPSADIKPGNNLPLRNIPVGTTIHNVELRPGGGAKLARSAGVGIQLLGREGVYATLRMPSGEIRRVDVRCRASIGEIGNADQSNINWGKAGRMRWKGKRPTVRGVAMNPVDHPHGGGEGKTSGGRHPVNPQGKPEGRTRRKGQPSDRLIVRRRYATRKRG
- the rpsS gene encoding 30S ribosomal protein S19, with the protein product MPRSLKKGPFVDDHLLKKVETQNDKGSKNVIKTWSRRSTIIPEMLGHTIAVHDGRKHVPVFVTEAMVGHKLGEFALTRTFKGHEKDDRKSRRR
- the rplV gene encoding 50S ribosomal protein L22 encodes the protein MPGKGDAPVLPGARAVARHVRISPMKARRVVNLVRGLPAKEALTVLQFAPQAASEQVYKVLASAIANAENNERLDPDALLVSEAFVDEGPTMKRFRPRAQGRAYRIRKRTCHITVAVEAVAPAAPKKSAKKAAPAKQAEAAEGQSTTEGAE
- the rpsC gene encoding 30S ribosomal protein S3 — protein: MGQKVHPTGFRLGISTDWKSRWFADKLYKDYIGEDVKIRRMMSKGLERAGISKVDIERTRDRVRVDIHTARPGIVIGRKGAEADRIRGELEKLTGKQVQLNIIEVKNPESDAQLVAQGVAEQLSSRVSFRRAMRKAMQSAMKNPVVKGIRVQVSGRLGGAEMSRTEFYREGRVPLHTLRANIEYGFFEARTTFGRIGVKVWIYKGDALPGREAPAEAAPSRGPRRDRGDRPERPRRGRSGSSGTTAGGTEAGRAAATTIAQQAETPAGEPVDAGAVAAAATQPAETQQEG
- the rplP gene encoding 50S ribosomal protein L16, whose product is MLMPRKPPKGFRKPHHPDRHGASKGGNRVVFGEFGIQALEPAYVTNRQIESARIAMTRHIKRGGKVWITIFPDQALTKKPAETRMGSGKGSPEWWVANVKPGRVLFEMSFPNEQIAREAMRRAIHKLPMKCRIVTREVGES
- the rpmC gene encoding 50S ribosomal protein L29 — protein: MAAGVKASELRELSEEELVTKLREAKAELFNLRVQAATGQLDNNRRLQVIRREIARIYTIMRERELGLSAAPTEVTAS